A genomic region of Raphanus sativus cultivar WK10039 chromosome 6, ASM80110v3, whole genome shotgun sequence contains the following coding sequences:
- the LOC108811774 gene encoding S-adenosylmethionine synthase 2, which translates to MESFLFTSESVNEGHPDKLCDQVSDAVLDACLEQDPESKVACETCTKTNMVMVFGEITTKAKVDYEKIVRDTCRAIGFVSADVGLDADSCRVLVNIEEQSPDIAQGVHGHFTKRPEEIGAGDQGHMFGYATDETPELMPLSHVLATKLGARLTEVRKNGTCPWVRPDGKTQVTVEYYNENGAMVPVRVHTVLISTQHDETVTNDEIARDLKKPVIPAKYLDEKTIFHLNPSGRFVIGGPHGDAGLTGRKIIIDTYGGWGAHGGGAFSGKDPSKVDRSGAYIARQAAKSIVASDLARRALVQVSYAIGVPEPLSVFVDTYGTGKIPDKEILKIVKENFDFRPGMMTINLDLTRGGNGRFLKTAAYGHFGRDDPDFTWEVVKPLKAEKA; encoded by the coding sequence ATGGAGTCGTTTCTGTTTACATCAGAGTCTGTGAACGAGGGACACCCAGACAAACTCTGCGACCAAGTCTCCGACGCAGTCCTGGACGCATGCCTCGAGCAAGACCCCGAAAGCAAAGTGGCATGCGAGACTTGCACCAAGACCAACATGGTCATGGTCTTCGGCGAAATCACCACCAAGGCCAAAGTCGACTACGAGAAGATCGTCCGCGACACCTGCCGCGCCATCGGCTTCGTCTCGGCTGACGTGGGTCTAGACGCTGACAGCTGCAGAGTCTTGGTCAACATCGAGGAGCAGAGCCCCGACATAGCTCAAGGTGTTCACGGTCATTTCACAAAACGTCCCGAGGAGATTGGAGCCGGTGACCAAGGTCACATGTTCGGGTACGCGACGGACGAGACTCCTGAGCTTATGCCGCTGAGCCATGTATTGGCCACGAAGCTCGGTGCGCGTCTCACCGAGGTTAGGAAGAACGGGACTTGCCCGTGGGTTAGACCTGACGGGAAGACTCAAGTCACCGTTGAGTATTACAACGAGAACGGTGCTATGGTCCCTGTCCGTGTCCACACTGTTCTCATCTCCACTCAGCACGATGAGACCGTCACCAACGATGAGATCGCACGTGACTTAAAAAAGCCCGTGATCCCCGCCAAGTACCTAGACGAGAAAACCATCTTCCACCTAAACCCGTCTGGGAGGTTTGTCATCGGTGGTCCGCACGGTGACGCTGGTTTGACCGGACGCAAGATCATCATCGACACGTACGGTGGATGGGGAGCTCACGGCGGTGGTGCCTTCTCGGGTAAAGACCCTTCTAAAGTCGATAGAAGCGGTGCTTACATAGCTAGACAAGCAGCTAAGAGCATTGTGGCGAGCGATCTAGCGCGCAGGGCTCTTGTTCAGGTCTCTTACGCCATCGGTGTCCCCGAGCCGTTGTCTGTTTTCGTTGATACTTATGGAACGGGGAAGATTCCAGACAAGGAGATTCTCAAGATCGTGAAGGAGAACTTCGATTTCAGGCCGGGAATGATGACGATTAACCTTGACCTCACGAGAGGTGGGAATGGGAGGTTCTTGAAGACTGCTGCGTACGGACACTTTGGGAGGGATGATCCTGACTTTACTTGGGAGGTTGTTAAGCCGCTCAAGGCAGAGAAGGCTTGA
- the LOC108806680 gene encoding E3 ubiquitin-protein ligase hel2 isoform X1 has protein sequence MEESCAVCAENLEWAAYGFCGHREVCSTCVVRLRFILGDRRCCICKTECPIVFVTKVSTLQELGDDDTKTITDFSTFPSDPKEGRVGSFWYHEETKVFFDDFNQYSRVKSMCRLSCTSCDKTKKGSKSNHRLRFKSVEHLNDHLNHQHKLHMCSLCLVGRKVFICEQKLFTKEQLNQHISSGDSEVDGSESERGGFTGHPMCEFCKRPFYGGNELYTHMSREHYTCHICQRLRPGQYEYYGNYDDLEAHFRSDHFLCEDESCLAKKFIVFQIEAELKRHNTVDHGGRMSRSQQTASLQIQSGFQVQSRRGRRRSSQPSYHSYAVDDGYPLLQPMSSSGGSRLGESSVPPLSVQSSNRGQTRLGQNSESNNLRHHQTSRSAAAAGSSQAWPALRRGGPTQASVASSIQSSSASPQPQSRTLASAVGGCTSGSSLNLSNAKRNHHTSSSTPQMSDTRSLEQPSHSGSPPVSAVKNRRSSSSSSANAKVSNIGGSDPQSDNKSLVDKIRASLGDDEELFKAFKDTSGKYRHGIIDARTYLEYVKGYGLSHLVLDMARLCPDPKRQKELVDAHNACLSRGNDSSQAKESCGLKKNKGKAVKVESSSEKSQDEDKEKKKKIEKDKGKTVVDSSSGGGGVGLGNNSGIGKQFKKTPKFLRARLGEKSVAAILASNSKEPEAESKNDHSKSSQSSTGELQLRGAWRRGSAKLFS, from the exons atggaagAGAGCTGCGCCGTATGCGCCGAGAATCTAGAATGGGCTGCTTACGGATTCTGCGGCCACAGAGAGGTTTGCTCTACCTGCGTTGTTCGTCTCCGCTTCATTCTCGGCGATCGCCGCTGCTGCATCTGCAAAACTGAATGCCCCATCGTCTTCGTCACAAAG GTCTCAACTTTGCAGGAGCTTGGTGATGATGATACAAAGACGATTACTGATTTCTCGACCTTCCCATCAGACCCAAAAGAAGGCCGTGTAGGCTCTTTCTGGTACCATGAAGAAACCAAAGTCTTCTTCGATGACTTCAACCAGTACTCAAGGGTTAAGTCGATGTGCAGACTCTCCTGCACCTCTTGTGACAAGACAAAGAAGGGATCTAAATCTAACCATCGTTTGCGGTTTAAGAGCGTTGAACACTTGAACGATCACTTGAACCATCAGCATAAACTGCACATGTGTAGTTTATGTCTTGTGGGTCGTAAG GTGTTCATTTGCGAGCAGAAGCTATTTACTAAAGAGCAGCTGAATCAACATATAAGTAGCGGTGACTCTGAAGTTGATGGAAGCGAGAGTGAGAGAGGAGGCTTCACTGGTCATCCTATGTGCGAGTTCTGTAAGCGTCCTTTCTATGGTGGCAACGAGCTTTACACTCACATGTCTAGAGAGCATTACACCTGCCATATATGCCAAAG GCTGAGGCCGGGTCAATATGAATATTATGGAAACTATGATGATTTGGAG GCTCACTTCCGCAGTGACCATTTCTTATGTGAAGACGAGTCTTGCCTTGCTAAGAAGTTCATAGTTTTCCAAATCGAAGCTGAGTTGAAA AGGCACAATACCGTTGATCATGGTGGTAGAATGTCTCGGTCTCAGCAAACCGCATCGTTACAG ATTCAATCGGGTTTCCAGGTCCAGAGTCGCCGAGGGAGAAGGCGATCATCTCAACCATCTTATCATTCTTATGCCGTTGACGACGGTTATCCTCTTCTTCAACCTATGAGTAGCTCTGGAGGTTCACGTCTGGGAGAATCTTCTGTCCCTCCACTCTCTGTGCAATCATCAAACCGCGGACAAACCAGACTTGGACAGAACTCAGAGAGTAACAATCTAAGACATCATCAGACAAGTAGAAGTGCAGCTGCTGCTGGGTCTTCTCAAGCCTGGCCAGCGTTAAGACGAGGAGGCCCAACTCAAGCATCTGTTGCAAGCAGTATACAATCTTCTAGCGCTTCTCCTCAGCCTCAATCTAGAACTCTTGCTTCTGCAGTTGGTGGATGTACATCTGGTTCTTCACTGAATCTCAGCAATGCAAAGAGGAATCATCACACATCTTCTTCAACCCCTCAAATGTCTGATACAAGATCACTAGAGCAGCCTTCTCATTCTGGCTCTCCTCCAGTTTCTGCTGTGAAAAATCGCaggtcgtcatcatcatcatctgccAATGCGAAGGTGTCAAACATAGGTGGTTCCGATCCGCAGTCTGATAACAAGAGTTTGGTTGATAAAATACGTGCCAGCCTCGGTGACGATGAAGAGTTATTCAAGGCCTTCAAGGATACATCAGGAAAGTATCGTCACGGTATCATCGATGCAAGAACTTACTTAGAGTATGTGAAAGGGTATGGCTTGTCTCACTTAGTTCTTGACATGGCTAGACTCTGCCCTGACCCTAAGAGACAGAAGGAGCTCGTCGATGCCCACAATGCTTGCTTGAGCAGAGGAAACGATAGTTCACAGGCGAAAGAGAGCTGCGGTTTGAAGAAAAACAAAGGGAAAGCTGTAAAGGTTGAAAGTAGCAGTGAAAAATCTCAGGACGAagacaaggagaagaagaagaagatagagaaaGACAAAGGCAAAACGGTTGTGGACTCTTCGTCTGGTGGTGGAGGAGTGGGATTAGGCAACAACAGTGGCATTGGGAAGCAATTTAAGAAAACTCCAAAGTTTCTCAGAGCACGTCTTGGCGAGAAATCAGTGGCTGCAATACTTGCTTCTAACTCGAAAGAGCCTGAAGCAGAATCCAAGAACGATCACTCCAAGAGTAGCCAGAGCTCTACCGGGGAGTTGCAACTTCGTGGTGCTTGGCGGAGAGGAAGTGCTAAACTCTTCTCCTAG
- the LOC108806680 gene encoding E3 ubiquitin-protein ligase hel2 isoform X2, which produces MEESCAVCAENLEWAAYGFCGHREVCSTCVVRLRFILGDRRCCICKTECPIVFVTKELGDDDTKTITDFSTFPSDPKEGRVGSFWYHEETKVFFDDFNQYSRVKSMCRLSCTSCDKTKKGSKSNHRLRFKSVEHLNDHLNHQHKLHMCSLCLVGRKVFICEQKLFTKEQLNQHISSGDSEVDGSESERGGFTGHPMCEFCKRPFYGGNELYTHMSREHYTCHICQRLRPGQYEYYGNYDDLEAHFRSDHFLCEDESCLAKKFIVFQIEAELKRHNTVDHGGRMSRSQQTASLQIQSGFQVQSRRGRRRSSQPSYHSYAVDDGYPLLQPMSSSGGSRLGESSVPPLSVQSSNRGQTRLGQNSESNNLRHHQTSRSAAAAGSSQAWPALRRGGPTQASVASSIQSSSASPQPQSRTLASAVGGCTSGSSLNLSNAKRNHHTSSSTPQMSDTRSLEQPSHSGSPPVSAVKNRRSSSSSSANAKVSNIGGSDPQSDNKSLVDKIRASLGDDEELFKAFKDTSGKYRHGIIDARTYLEYVKGYGLSHLVLDMARLCPDPKRQKELVDAHNACLSRGNDSSQAKESCGLKKNKGKAVKVESSSEKSQDEDKEKKKKIEKDKGKTVVDSSSGGGGVGLGNNSGIGKQFKKTPKFLRARLGEKSVAAILASNSKEPEAESKNDHSKSSQSSTGELQLRGAWRRGSAKLFS; this is translated from the exons atggaagAGAGCTGCGCCGTATGCGCCGAGAATCTAGAATGGGCTGCTTACGGATTCTGCGGCCACAGAGAGGTTTGCTCTACCTGCGTTGTTCGTCTCCGCTTCATTCTCGGCGATCGCCGCTGCTGCATCTGCAAAACTGAATGCCCCATCGTCTTCGTCACAAAG GAGCTTGGTGATGATGATACAAAGACGATTACTGATTTCTCGACCTTCCCATCAGACCCAAAAGAAGGCCGTGTAGGCTCTTTCTGGTACCATGAAGAAACCAAAGTCTTCTTCGATGACTTCAACCAGTACTCAAGGGTTAAGTCGATGTGCAGACTCTCCTGCACCTCTTGTGACAAGACAAAGAAGGGATCTAAATCTAACCATCGTTTGCGGTTTAAGAGCGTTGAACACTTGAACGATCACTTGAACCATCAGCATAAACTGCACATGTGTAGTTTATGTCTTGTGGGTCGTAAG GTGTTCATTTGCGAGCAGAAGCTATTTACTAAAGAGCAGCTGAATCAACATATAAGTAGCGGTGACTCTGAAGTTGATGGAAGCGAGAGTGAGAGAGGAGGCTTCACTGGTCATCCTATGTGCGAGTTCTGTAAGCGTCCTTTCTATGGTGGCAACGAGCTTTACACTCACATGTCTAGAGAGCATTACACCTGCCATATATGCCAAAG GCTGAGGCCGGGTCAATATGAATATTATGGAAACTATGATGATTTGGAG GCTCACTTCCGCAGTGACCATTTCTTATGTGAAGACGAGTCTTGCCTTGCTAAGAAGTTCATAGTTTTCCAAATCGAAGCTGAGTTGAAA AGGCACAATACCGTTGATCATGGTGGTAGAATGTCTCGGTCTCAGCAAACCGCATCGTTACAG ATTCAATCGGGTTTCCAGGTCCAGAGTCGCCGAGGGAGAAGGCGATCATCTCAACCATCTTATCATTCTTATGCCGTTGACGACGGTTATCCTCTTCTTCAACCTATGAGTAGCTCTGGAGGTTCACGTCTGGGAGAATCTTCTGTCCCTCCACTCTCTGTGCAATCATCAAACCGCGGACAAACCAGACTTGGACAGAACTCAGAGAGTAACAATCTAAGACATCATCAGACAAGTAGAAGTGCAGCTGCTGCTGGGTCTTCTCAAGCCTGGCCAGCGTTAAGACGAGGAGGCCCAACTCAAGCATCTGTTGCAAGCAGTATACAATCTTCTAGCGCTTCTCCTCAGCCTCAATCTAGAACTCTTGCTTCTGCAGTTGGTGGATGTACATCTGGTTCTTCACTGAATCTCAGCAATGCAAAGAGGAATCATCACACATCTTCTTCAACCCCTCAAATGTCTGATACAAGATCACTAGAGCAGCCTTCTCATTCTGGCTCTCCTCCAGTTTCTGCTGTGAAAAATCGCaggtcgtcatcatcatcatctgccAATGCGAAGGTGTCAAACATAGGTGGTTCCGATCCGCAGTCTGATAACAAGAGTTTGGTTGATAAAATACGTGCCAGCCTCGGTGACGATGAAGAGTTATTCAAGGCCTTCAAGGATACATCAGGAAAGTATCGTCACGGTATCATCGATGCAAGAACTTACTTAGAGTATGTGAAAGGGTATGGCTTGTCTCACTTAGTTCTTGACATGGCTAGACTCTGCCCTGACCCTAAGAGACAGAAGGAGCTCGTCGATGCCCACAATGCTTGCTTGAGCAGAGGAAACGATAGTTCACAGGCGAAAGAGAGCTGCGGTTTGAAGAAAAACAAAGGGAAAGCTGTAAAGGTTGAAAGTAGCAGTGAAAAATCTCAGGACGAagacaaggagaagaagaagaagatagagaaaGACAAAGGCAAAACGGTTGTGGACTCTTCGTCTGGTGGTGGAGGAGTGGGATTAGGCAACAACAGTGGCATTGGGAAGCAATTTAAGAAAACTCCAAAGTTTCTCAGAGCACGTCTTGGCGAGAAATCAGTGGCTGCAATACTTGCTTCTAACTCGAAAGAGCCTGAAGCAGAATCCAAGAACGATCACTCCAAGAGTAGCCAGAGCTCTACCGGGGAGTTGCAACTTCGTGGTGCTTGGCGGAGAGGAAGTGCTAAACTCTTCTCCTAG
- the LOC108811773 gene encoding squamosa promoter-binding-like protein 1 encodes MEARIEGEGQHFYGYRAMDVRSVGKRSVEWDLNDWKWDGDLFVATPLNPGVSRQFFPLGNSSNSSSTCSEEGNNNNSREVEKKRRAPASAATATGEDDDNTNNNGGGGLTLKIGENGYDLNGEREGNSAAAKKTKFGGGGGGVANRSVCQVENCEADLSKVKDYHRRHKVCEMHSKATSALVGGIMQRFCQQCSRFHVLEEFDEGKRSCRRRLAGHNKRRRKTNPEPGANGNPLSDDHQSSNLLLITLLKILSNMHSNGSDHPGDQDLMPHLLKSLVSHAGEQLGKNLVELLLQGGSQASGLLAVEQAPQEDLKQAPQLPRQELYSNGTSTGNRSEKQARVNDFDLNDIYIDSDDGTDIERSSPPPTNPATSSPDYPSWIHQTSPPQTTRNSDSASDQSPSSSSEDAQMRTGRIVFKLFGKEPNDFPVVLRGQILDWLSHTPTDIESYIRPGCIVLTIYLRQAETAWDELSDDMGFSLSKLLDLSDDPLWTTGWIYVRVQNQYAFVSDGQVVVDTSLPLRSRDYSHITSVRPLAVAATGKAQFTVKGINLSRPGTRLLCAVEGKYLTQETTKEKDDLKESNDDVVECVNFSCDLPITSGRGFMEIEDQGLSSSFFPFIVVEEDDVCSEIRVLETTLEFTGTDSAKQAMEFIHELGWLLQRSKLGVFPLTRFKWLIEFSMDREWCAVIRKLLNMFFEGAVGDYSSSSPSDAALSELCLLHRAVRKNSKPMVEMLLRYVPKQQRIHSLFRPDAAGPAGLTPLHIAAGKDGSEDVLDALTEDPAMVGIGAWRTSRDSTGFTPEDYARLRGHFSYIHLIQRKINKKSATEDHVVVNIPASISDREQKETKPGSALEITHGNQKLQCKLCDHKLVYGTGRRSVAYRPAMLSMVAIAAVCVCVALLFKSCPEVLYVFQPFRWELLDYGTR; translated from the exons ATGGAAGCTAGAATTGAAGGTGAGGGTCAACATTTCTATGGATACAGAGCCATGGATGTAAGATCTGTAGGTAAAAGGAGTGTGGAGTGGGATTTGAATGATTGGAAATGGGATGGTGATCTCTTTGTAGCTACACCCTTGAATCCTGGTGTTAGCCGTCAGTTTTTCCCACTGGGGAACTCCTCCAATAGCTCTTCCACCTGCTCTGAGGAAGGGAACAATAATAATTCAAGAGAAGttgagaagaaaagaagagcCCCTGCTTCTGCTGCTACTGCTACTggggaagatgatgataatactAATAATAATGGTGGTGGTGGACTTACTTTGAAGATAGGAGAGAATGGTTATGATCTTAATGGTGAAAGAGAAGGGAACTCTGCTGCGGCTAAGAAGACCAAgttcggaggaggaggaggaggtgtgGCAAACCGCTCGGTTTGTCAGGTGGAGAACTGTGAGGCTGATCTTAGCAAAGTTAAAGACTATCATAGACGTCATAAGGTGTGTGAGATGCATTCTAAGGCTACTAGTGCTCTTGTCGGTGGTATCATGCAGCGCTTTTGTCAGCAATGTAGTAG GTTCCATGTTCTTGAGGAGTTTGATGAAGGAAAGAGAAGTTGCCGTAGACGTTTGGCTGGGCATAATAAACGTAGGAGGAAGACAAATCCTGAACCTGGCGCTAATGGGAATCCTCTCAGTGATGATCATCAATCTAGCAATTTGCTTCTGATTACTCTCTTGAAGATACTCTCCAATATGCATT CCAATGGATCAGACCATCCGGGTGATCAAGATCTGATGCCTCATCTTCTGAAGAGCCTTGTCAGCCATGCTGGTGAACAACTAGGGAAAAACTTGGTTGAGCTTCTTCTACAAGGAGGGTCTCAAGCTTCGGGTTTGCTTGCAGTTGAGCAAGCTCCTCAAGAGGATTTGAAGCAAGCTCCTCAACTTCCTCGGCAGGAGCTGTATTCCAATGGGACATCTACTGGGAACAGATCAGAAAAACAAGCCAGAGTAAATGATTTTGATTTGAATGACATCTATATAGACTCTGATGATGGTACAGATATCGAAAGATCTTCTCCTCCTCCGACCAATCCAGCAACCAGTTCTCCTGATTATCCTTCGTGGATACATCAAACCAGTCCACCTCAGACAACTAGGAACTCAGATTCAGCATCTGACCAGTCACCATCAAGCTCCAGCGAAGATGCTCAG ATGCGCACAGGCCGGATTGTGTTCAAACTATTTGGGAAAGAACCAAATGATTTTCCTGTTGTCTTGCGTGGACAG ATTCTTGACTGGTTATCTCATACTCCAACTGACATTGAGAGCTACATTAGGCCTGGTTGTATCGTCTTAACCATTTATCTTCGTCAAGCTGAAACTGCTTGGGATGAA CTTTCTGATGACATGGGCTTTAGCTTGAGCAAGCTTCTAGATCTCTCAGATGATCCTTTATGGACAACTGGATGGATTTATGTTAGGGTGCAAAACCAATATGCATTTGTATCTGACG GTCAGGTTGTTGTTGACACTTCCTTACCGCTAAGAAGCCGTGATTACAGTCACATTACTAGTGTTAGACCGCTCGCTGTAGCTGCAACAGGAAAGGCTCAGTTTACAGTAAAAGGCATCAATCTCAGTCGACCTGGCACAAG GTTACTTTGTGCGGTAGAAGGAAAATACTTGACCCAAGAGACAACTAAAGAGAAGGATGATCTCAAGGAGAGTAATGATGATGTTGTTGAGTGTGTCAACTTTTCTTGTGATTTGCCTATAACAAGCGGTCGAGGATTCATGGAG ATTGAAGACCAAGGACTCAGCAGCAGTTTCTTCCCTTTCATAGttgttgaagaagatgatgtttgTTCTGAGATCCGTGTACTCGAAACCACATTAGAGTTCACTGGAACTGATTCTGCTAAGCAAGCTATGGAATTCATTCATGAACTCGGTTGGCTACTTCAGAGAAGTAAGCTCGGCGTGTTCCCGTTAACACGTTTCAAGTGGCTCATCGAGTTCTCAATGGACCGAGAGTGGTGCGCTGTGATCAGAAAGCTGTTGAACATGTTCTTTGAAGGAGCTGTTGGTGACTACTCTTCCTCCTCCCCCTCTGATGCCGCGCTATCAGAACTGTGCCTTCTTCACAGAGCCGTCAGGAAAAACTCTAAGCCTATGGTGGAAATGCTCTTGAGATACGTTCCTAAGCAGCAAAGAATACACAGCTTGTTTAGACCCGATGCTGCTGGTCCAGCAGGTTTAACACCTCTTCACATTGCAGCCGGTAAAGATGGTTCAGAAGATGTTCTGGACGCTCTTACAGAAGATCCAGCAATG GTGGGGATTGGAGCATGGAGAACATCTAGGGACAGCACAGGCTTCACACCAGAAGACTACGCACGCCTACGCGGTCACTTCTCATACATCCACTTGATTCAACGCAAGATCAATAAAAAGTCAGCAACCGAAGATCATGTTGTGGTCAACATCCCTGCTTCTATCTCAGACAGAGAgcagaaagaaacaaaaccagGTTCAGCCTTGGAGATCACACACGGTAACCAAAAGCTTCAGTGCAAGCTCTGTGACCATAAACTGGTGTATGGGACAGGAAGGCGGTCTGTAGCATACAGACCAGCTATGTTGTCAATGGTGGCGATTGCTGCGGTTTGCGTCTGTGTGGCACTTCTCTTCAAGAGTTGCCCAGAAGTGCTTTATGTGTTTCAACCTTTCAGGTGGGAGTTGTTGGACTATGGGACAAGATGA
- the LOC108812560 gene encoding probable receptor-like protein kinase At2g47060: MSCFGCCAEDDMHKAAADYGGHNPAKHFGGNDGRHHASEAAQKGAPAVKVQPIEVPTIPVTELKEATEDFGSSSLIGEGSYGRVYYGVLTNQQPAAIKKLDSNKQPDNEFLAQVSMVSRLKHDNFVQLLGYCVDGNSRILAYEFAKNGSLHDILHGRKGVKGAQPGPVLSWYQRVKIAVGAARGLEYLHEKANPHIIHRDIKSSNVLLFEDDVAKIADFDLSNQAPDMAARLHSTRVLGTFGYHAPEYAMTGQLNAKSDVYSFGVVLLELLTGRKPVDHRLPRGQQSLVTWATPKLSEDKVKQCVDARLGGDYPPKAVAKLAAVAALCVQYEADFRPNMSIVVKALQPLLNARATAPGDGLH, from the exons atgagTTGCTTCGGGTGTTGCGCGGAAGATGATATGCATAAAGCTGCAGCTGATTACGGTGGCCACAATCCAGCTAAACACTTTGgag GAAATGATGGGAGGCACCATGCCTCTGAAGCTGCACAAAAGGGCGCTCCAGCTGTGAAGGTGCAACCTATTGAAGTACCTACTATCCCTGTCACTGAACTCAAGGAAGCAACTGAGGATTTTGGATCGAGTTCTCTCATCGGTGAAGGCTCTTACGGAAGAGTTTATTACGGAGTGTTAACTAACCAGCAGCCTGCAGCCATTAAAAAGCTTGATTCTAACAAACAGCCTGACAATGAGTTCCTTGCCCAG GTTTCCATGGTGTCGAGGCTGAAGCATGATAACTTTGTTCAGCTGCTTGGCTACTGTGTTGACGGCAACTCGAGGATACTTGCCTACGAGTTCGCCAAGAATGGATCTCTTCATGACATTCTTCATG GGAGAAAAGGCGTGAAAGGAGCTCAGCCAGGTCCTGTCCTGTCGTGGTATCAACGGGTGAAAATTGCAGTTGGAGCCGCAAGAGGGCTTGAGTATTTGCATGAAAAAGCAAATCCTCACATCATCCACCGTGACATCAAATCAAGCAATGTCCTGCTCTTCGAAGATGATGTTGCCAAGATTGCTGACTTTGATCTCTCTAATCAAGCTCCTGATATGGCTGCTCGCCTTCATTCAACCCGTGTTCTTGGAACTTTCGGTTACCATGCCCCTGA ATATGCGATGACCGGTCAGTTAAATGCCAAAAGTGATGTGTACAGCTTCGGGGTTGTCTTACTCGAACTCCTTACAGGTCGAAAACCTGTTGATCATAGATTGCCTAGAGGCCAGCAAAGTCTAGTCACATGG GCAACACCTAAATTGAGCGAAGACAAGGTCAAACAGTGCGTCGATGCAAGACTTGGTGGCGATTACCCTCCAAAAGCTGTTGCTAAG CTAGCGGCGGTTGCAGCGTTGTGCGTGCAGTATGAAGCAGATTTTAGACCGAATATGAGTATTGTTGTGAAAGCTCTGCAACCTTTGTTGAACGCTCGAGCCACAGCTCCAGGGGATGGATtacattag
- the LOC108812561 gene encoding probable pectinesterase/pectinesterase inhibitor produces the protein MNTPIKLAFLILCIALTATAFVVPAKRDAVTPEHEKAVAGICSVVQDKSLCSITLKTVPSNDPNILVRHLATGAETSVKKGLKFLSGIKPKYKGNAFATACITSCEKQLNNALEDFSDFWKAAGKDIKSMANNYFTCKKKMTSIFNYQSSCLDDIYDKTLLKEVQGGIGLGKRMSGESVDVFAGMDKVFNTLNIKTKLNQKDTDSLLPPPLSFYYY, from the coding sequence atgaaCACTCCTATAAAACTCGCCTTTCTCATTCTTTGTATCGCCCTAACGGCAACCGCGTTCGTAGTCCCAGCCAAACGTGACGCTGTTACACCAGAACATGAGAAAGCCGTCGCAGGAATATGCAGCGTCGTCCAAGACAAAAGTCTTTGTAGCATAACCTTGAAAACTGTCCCAAGCAATGATCCAAACATTTTGGTCCGTCACTTAGCCACAGGTGCAGAAACCTCCGTTAAAAAGGGATTGAAGTTCCTCTCCGGAATTAAACCCAAGTACAAAGGAAACGCTTTCGCTACAGCTTGCATCACTAGTTGCGAGAAACAGCTAAACAACGCCTTGGAAGACTTTTCAGATTTCTGGAAAGCCGCGGGAAAAGACATAAAGAGCATGGCTAATAACTACTTCACATGTAAGAAGAAGATGACTTCAATCTTTAACTACCAGTCGAGTTGTCTCGATGACATTTACGACAAAACATTGTTGAAAGAGGTTCAAGGAGGGATAGGGCTTGGGAAAAGAATGAGTGGCGAGTCAGTGGATGTGTTCGCTGGAATGGACAAAGTCTttaatactctcaacattaagACCAAACTCAACCAGAAAGATACCGATTCGTTGCTCCCACCACCTTTGTCCTTTTACTACTATTGA